One Candidatus Krumholzibacteriia bacterium genomic window, CGAGCGCGGCGCAGCGCGCGCAACATTCAACATGCGCGCGGCCCGGGTCTCCCGCGTCCGTCGTTTCCAGGCCCGCGATCTCCTCAATGGACAGGCACGCCGTGGTCATGCTGGCTCTCCTCCCTCACCGTGTTCTTTCGCGATGGCGACCCGCAGCTTGCGGCGCGCCCGCTGCAGGAGGCCGCGGGCACCGGACCGTCCGTCCAGGCCCAGCATGGTCGTGATGGTCTCCACCGGCATCCGTTCCGTGTAACGCAGCCAGACCGCCTTTCGCTCCACCGGATCGAGCACCTCGTTCATCATGGTGAGCAGCCGGTCGGCACGCGACGCCTCGTCGAGTGATTCGTCGAAGCGCACGCGCTCGTCCGGAAGCAGGTCCAGTTCCTCATCCTCGGTCCAGTAATCCCGTCTCATTTCGTTGAGACACCGGTTGCGCGCGATCACGAACAACCAGGACGAGAAGGCCGAGCGTCCTTCGAACTGATCGAGCCGTTCGTACGCCTGCAGCAGCACATCCTGCGCCATGTCCAGCGCGCGTTCGTGATCCTTCACGTAGCGGTGGCACCAGACGTACACGGACTGGCGGTGGCGGCGAAGCAGCTCGCCCGCGGCCCGCCTTCCCTCCGGATCGCCGGCCCGCGTGCGGGCCAGATCCAGCAGTTCCCTCTCCGGTCGGGTCGGTCGCTCAGTCATAGGTAGGACAGTTGGATACGGGTTTCGTCACATACGGAAGAATAATCTCCGCCGGAATCCCGCAATCACGGTTCCGGTCAGCGCCAGCACGCCGAAGATCAATGATACCATAAGGATGTGTGGGCGGGGGCGGGGGGTGAGATGCACCGTGACGGCGGCGTCCCCCACCATCACGAAGCCCGCCCAGTAGAAGGGTGACGGGTGCTCGCGGCGCACCGCAAGCTGGGCGGCGCGCAACGCCCGGCCGGCCGGGAGGCCCGCCTTCAGGCCGTCGTAGAACGCCAGCATGAGATCCGACGTGGTGCGGTCGTCCACCTTCCACAGCGTCGCCACCACCGAGCGCGCGCCGGCGCCGAGAAACGCGGTGGTGATACCGAGAACCCCCTCGCCCTGGGTGGCCCGCCCGAGCGCGGACTCGCAACTGGAGAGGACCACCAGCCGCTCGCGGAAGTCGTCGCGGACGATCTCGGACGCGCGCAGGTAGCCGGCGTCCCGGCCGTCGGGCCCTAGCTGGATGCCGGAGTGCCACGGACGCTCGCCGTTGACGTCCACGTGTGAAGCCACGTGCACCACCCCGCGTTCCCGCGCCAGTTCCGCCAGCGCAGCTCCCGCGAGCGCGGAATCCACCGCCTGTACGCCGGCGTAGTGCAGTGCCAGCTCGCGGACCTCGCGCCGTGCGCCCGGCAGGGCGGCACCCACCGGGGCGAAGGCGAGCACGCCCTCCAGCGGGGACTCCTGCGGGCGGGCGCGCAGGTCGTGGAGCAGCGACGCCGCCGGAACGGCGCTGATTTCGTACCGGTCGATGAGGAGGGCTTCTCCGTCCACCGAGAGCGCGGCGAACGGGAGTGACGCCACCCACCCGTCCGCAATCACAATGATCGACGACACACCGTCGAGAATGTCGCGTACGCCGGAGAGGAGTTCGGCGGGGGTGGCATCCGCCGTGATATCCCGCGCCCCAGGGGAACCCGCAAGCGAGCAGTAGCGCGTTCCCCGCCGTTCGATCATGCCGTCGGCGTCATCAATTACGCACAGGCGCAGCGAGTCCCGCGTCACGGCAAAGACAAACACGTTGCGGGTGCCCGCGGAAATGTCGAGCAGGCACTCGCCGGGGCGCAGCGTCTGCCGCTGCAGCTGTGCGGCGGTAACCATGGCCACGACATTCGCACCCTCGTCCGCGCGCCGGGGATCGGTGATGCGCTCCATGAGGGTGCGCGCGCGGACCTCCTGCAGGAAGTCGAACAACACGCCTTCGCGTTCGCGGCGCGATGCGCCGGGAGGCCACTCGAGCAGGGCCACCGCCCCCGCCACCAGCGGGGGTGCCAGCGAGGCGCGGAACGCCTCGCGCCACTGGTACTCGCCACTCCTCCCCGACGATTCCGAGTACATGGCCCGCGCGCGGTCGAACCACGCATACCCGCCCTCCGGGTCCCCCATTGCCCGGCGCGCCGCGCTGATCTCGAGTGATGCGAGAACGGCGCCACCCGGGTCGTCGCGCGCGGTGGCGTCGGCCAGCGCCGCACGGGCCATGGTTTCGGCGCGCACCGGATCTCCGGCCGCGCGCAGGCACCGCGACCACTCGATCAGGCCGTCACCACGCGCCGCGGACGACGGCGCGTCCAGGAAGCCGGGGCTCTGGCCTTCGAGCACGTCCAGCGCGGCCGCCACGCTGTCCTGGGCGGCGAGCGCCGCTGCCAGGCCGGCCGCCGCGTCGAGGCGCGCCTCGACGGTGCCGGTGTCGCCCCGGGCCACCGCGCGCCGGAAGTAGACCGCCGCCCCGCGCGGCCGGTGCTGCGCCATGCGCAGGTGCCCGAGCGTGCCGTACACGTCGCTGAAGATCATCTTGAAGCCCCATTCGTGCGCGTCCTGGATGGCGTCGACGAGCACGGACTCGGCGGCGGCGTAGTGCCCGACCAGCGTGTTGGCCAGCGCGACGTTGACCGCGGGCGACGACACGTCGTAGGAACCCTCGGCGCGCTTGAGATCGTACGAACGGCGGAAGTACTCCGCCGCCCGCGACAGTTCCCCGCGCTCCAGCTCCAGGCCGCCGAGGTTGTTCCAGCAGTCCGCCTCCTGCCGACGGTCGCCCTGTTCGCGCGCGATGTCCAGCGCGTCGTGATAGGCACTCCGGGCTTCCTCGAGGCGCCCCGACGAGTTGTACACGCGCCCCAGCCCGATCAACGCTTCGAGTTCATCCCGCGGACGATCGGCCTGCTGGAAATTCGCGACCGCCTCGCGGTATTCCAATTCCGCCCGCTCCAGCTTGCCCTGCATCAGGCAGGCATACCCGATGAGCGTGTGTCCCCAGCCCAAGCCGCGCACCGACCCGATGGCGCGCGCAATCTCGTTGCGTTGTTCGTTGAGCGCGATGCACTCGTCGAAACGCCCGTCGATGGCCGCCATCAGCGACTGCAGACCCAGTGCGGCCGACCAGCCCGTGGAATCGCCCACCGTGCGGGAAACCAGCACGGCGCGGTCGAAGTCGGCGCGGGAACCCGGGATGCGCAGCATGGCGCGCGCGCGGCCGCGCGCAACCAGCATGCGGCCCAGCATGACGGAATCGCCGCGGGCCAGCGCGGCCTCCACGCTTCGCGAGGAGAGAGCGAGCATCGAGTCGTAGGCAGCGGCGGTGAAGAGGGAGTCTGCCAGCGCGTCGTAGCGGTCCGGATCGGGGGGGGCGGCCAGCAGCGCCGGCGCCGCCAGCAGGAGCAGGACGAACAGGAAACGGATGTGTGCTGCTGAGGGCATGAGCAAACTTCACCCGGGTTCGGAGGTGGCTGGCGGGCCTGAGTATGCCCCGATATCGTTGGCCGGAAAAGGGGATTCGTAGACAGTTACCCGTGGGGGTGGGACACGATGCGCGCGGTGGTGATGAGCTGGCCCGCGTGGCGGGAGGTGTGCTCCGCGGCGTGGAACAGCAGGCCCAGCACGGTGCTGGGCAGCGCCGCGCCGCCCACGCGGCGTTCATCGTGGAGCGATTTCTCGGGCGTGCAACGCATCTGGCGGATGGCGCGTTCGACGGTGGCATCGAACAGCTCCAGCAGCTCGTCGGCGTCGCCGAGCACGTTGCCGCCGCGCTCGATCTCAAGCGCGGCCCGTTGGGAATCGTGCAGCGCCTCCCCGCGCGCGTAGGTCATCAGGCGGTCGAGCGCGTGCGATGCATGGAACAGGTGGAATGCCGGCGATGCGACCCCGGCGGGGCGGGCGTGGAACTGCTCGCGGGTCAGCCCGCCGGCCGCGCCGCGGGCGTCCTCGCGCGCCTGCAGCAGCGCCTGGACGATGGGTACCAGCAGCGCCGGGATGCCATAGATGGGACCCCGGAGCCAGACATCGGGACGGGCGGTCTTCACGCTTGTTCCTCCTGGTTACCGTCTATTCATAGTGTAGGTGGATTTCCGAAAAGCGCCAGTCCGTGCTGCGGAGTGGACGCCGGAGGGGATGGGGCGGACAGTCGCGCCGCCAAAAACGTGGGGATCTCTAGCGCAGGCTGACGATACGCTCCAGCGAGTCGCTGGTCCAGCCTAGAACGGTCTCGATGCCGGGCACGACACCGCTCGGTCCCAGGCCCAGCCACAACACGGCGAGCACGGAGACGATGAGCACCACGCGCACGCCCCAGTCGTCGAACACCGGGGTTTCGTCTTTGGATTGCTTGAAGTACATCCACACGATGACACGCAGATAGTAGTAGAGCGAGAGCGCGCTGTTGAGCACGGCGATCACGGCCAGCACCACCAGCCCGCGGTCGATGGCGGCGCTGAACACATAGTACTTCGCGAAGAAGCCCGCGGTGGGCGGGATGCCGGCCATGGCGAACATGAACACCGCCATGGCGAAACCGATCATGGGCCGCCGCAGGCCCAGGCCGGAGAGGTCCTCGAGTTCGAGCCCGCGCGAGTCGCTGCGGTTCTCGACGGCGGTCACCAGCGCGAACGCGCCCAGGGTCATGAAGCTGTACACCAGCAGGTAGAACATCACGCTGGAGGCGGCGCGGGTGTTGTCGATGGCCAGCGCCGCCATGCCCACCAGGATGTAACCGGCGTGGGCGATGCTCGAGTAGGCCAGCATGCGCTTCAGGTTGCGCTGCACCAGCGCCACCACGTTGCCCAGCGTCATGGTGGCGATGGCCAGCACGATGATGATGTCCACCCACTGCGCGCGCGCCGTGAAGAAGCTCATGTAGAACAGGCGCAGGAACGCGGCGAACGAGGCCGCCTTCACCGCGCCCGCCATGAAGCCGGTGACCGGCGAGGGCGCGCCCTGGTACACGTCCGGCACCCACATGTGGAAGGGCACCGCGGAAACCTTGAACACGAAACCCACCAGCACCAGCGCGATGGCGAACAGGAACACCGGCGACTTCACCAGTCCCCCGTCCACCGCCGCGATCACCATGGCCTTGAAGTTGAGCGTGCCCAGCAGGCCGTACAGGATCGACATCCCGTACAGGAAGAACGCCACCGCAAAGGCGCCCAGCAGGAAGTACTTCATGGCCGCTTCGTTGGCCAGCAGGTCGCGGCGGCGGAAGCCCACGATGATGTAGATGGCGAGGCT contains:
- a CDS encoding sigma-70 family RNA polymerase sigma factor, with the protein product MTERPTRPERELLDLARTRAGDPEGRRAAGELLRRHRQSVYVWCHRYVKDHERALDMAQDVLLQAYERLDQFEGRSAFSSWLFVIARNRCLNEMRRDYWTEDEELDLLPDERVRFDESLDEASRADRLLTMMNEVLDPVERKAVWLRYTERMPVETITTMLGLDGRSGARGLLQRARRKLRVAIAKEHGEGGEPA
- a CDS encoding NADH-quinone oxidoreductase subunit N translates to MPMFTAEMAKLLMPLFIMTGGAMVLLAWSAVSIRTARAQGWFAGLVHVAVLASIVPLWNADGWPMLNGMLIVDRYALFFVAICTISSLGTIMVSGNYLRRFDILRGEYYALLLLSLAGMFVLVTAYDLMSVFLGLELMSLAIYIIVGFRRRDLLANEAAMKYFLLGAFAVAFFLYGMSILYGLLGTLNFKAMVIAAVDGGLVKSPVFLFAIALVLVGFVFKVSAVPFHMWVPDVYQGAPSPVTGFMAGAVKAASFAAFLRLFYMSFFTARAQWVDIIIVLAIATMTLGNVVALVQRNLKRMLAYSSIAHAGYILVGMAALAIDNTRAASSVMFYLLVYSFMTLGAFALVTAVENRSDSRGLELEDLSGLGLRRPMIGFAMAVFMFAMAGIPPTAGFFAKYYVFSAAIDRGLVVLAVIAVLNSALSLYYYLRVIVWMYFKQSKDETPVFDDWGVRVVLIVSVLAVLWLGLGPSGVVPGIETVLGWTSDSLERIVSLR
- a CDS encoding DinB family protein — translated: MKTARPDVWLRGPIYGIPALLVPIVQALLQAREDARGAAGGLTREQFHARPAGVASPAFHLFHASHALDRLMTYARGEALHDSQRAALEIERGGNVLGDADELLELFDATVERAIRQMRCTPEKSLHDERRVGGAALPSTVLGLLFHAAEHTSRHAGQLITTARIVSHPHG
- a CDS encoding CHAT domain-containing protein, with translation MPSAAHIRFLFVLLLLAAPALLAAPPDPDRYDALADSLFTAAAYDSMLALSSRSVEAALARGDSVMLGRMLVARGRARAMLRIPGSRADFDRAVLVSRTVGDSTGWSAALGLQSLMAAIDGRFDECIALNEQRNEIARAIGSVRGLGWGHTLIGYACLMQGKLERAELEYREAVANFQQADRPRDELEALIGLGRVYNSSGRLEEARSAYHDALDIAREQGDRRQEADCWNNLGGLELERGELSRAAEYFRRSYDLKRAEGSYDVSSPAVNVALANTLVGHYAAAESVLVDAIQDAHEWGFKMIFSDVYGTLGHLRMAQHRPRGAAVYFRRAVARGDTGTVEARLDAAAGLAAALAAQDSVAAALDVLEGQSPGFLDAPSSAARGDGLIEWSRCLRAAGDPVRAETMARAALADATARDDPGGAVLASLEISAARRAMGDPEGGYAWFDRARAMYSESSGRSGEYQWREAFRASLAPPLVAGAVALLEWPPGASRREREGVLFDFLQEVRARTLMERITDPRRADEGANVVAMVTAAQLQRQTLRPGECLLDISAGTRNVFVFAVTRDSLRLCVIDDADGMIERRGTRYCSLAGSPGARDITADATPAELLSGVRDILDGVSSIIVIADGWVASLPFAALSVDGEALLIDRYEISAVPAASLLHDLRARPQESPLEGVLAFAPVGAALPGARREVRELALHYAGVQAVDSALAGAALAELARERGVVHVASHVDVNGERPWHSGIQLGPDGRDAGYLRASEIVRDDFRERLVVLSSCESALGRATQGEGVLGITTAFLGAGARSVVATLWKVDDRTTSDLMLAFYDGLKAGLPAGRALRAAQLAVRREHPSPFYWAGFVMVGDAAVTVHLTPRPRPHILMVSLIFGVLALTGTVIAGFRRRLFFRM